In Jeotgalibaca arthritidis, a single genomic region encodes these proteins:
- the purL gene encoding phosphoribosylformylglycinamidine synthase subunit PurL, translated as MLLQAMKPEEVKKSGIFRQWGLKDSEFELIQTILGRLPNYTETGLYSVMWSEHCSYKNSKPVLKTFFTKGKQVIQGPGEGAGIVDIGDQQAVVFKMESHNHPSAVEPYEGAATGVGGIIRDIFSMGARPIAMLDSLRFGELNNPQTKRIFSGVVDGIGGYGNCIGIPTVGGETKFDASYEGNPLVNAMCVGIIDHADIQKGQASGVGNAIMYVGAKTGRDGIHGATFASEEFSDENSGQRSAVQVGDPFMEKLLMEACLELIKELDDHLVGIQDMGAAGLVSSSSEMASKAGTGILLNLDDVPQRETGMTPYEILLSESQERMLLCVEKGYEKEVEALFARYDLDAVTVGEVTEGDRYKVFQGGQLVADVPVDSLAEDAPVYQNKATKPARMSQYETEAAFVPKVDDLKESLFNLLTTADLASKAPIYETYDSMVRTNTVVGPGSDAAVVRIRGTRKALAMTADCNARYIYLNPYVGGQIAVAEAARNIVASGGYPLAITDCLNFGNPENPEIFYELQESAKGISAVCERFDAPVISGNVSLYNENKNGAIYPTPTIGMVGLIEDVDHVLTQHFNQAGDVIYVIGETKDNYAGSLIQKVQVGQISGLVDFDMEQEYQNQAFVRQANKAGFLTSAHDISEGGLAAALMEAVFTTQFGFDVKADLTNAQLFSETQSRFIVTVPQDKKDQFEASIPGDVPVAVLGSVTKSDEISLSTNETDIAFKRSDIETKWREVIPCLLKA; from the coding sequence AGTGAACACTGTTCTTATAAAAACTCAAAACCTGTTTTAAAAACATTCTTTACAAAAGGAAAACAAGTTATTCAAGGGCCTGGTGAAGGTGCTGGAATTGTAGATATTGGCGATCAACAAGCAGTTGTTTTTAAAATGGAAAGCCATAATCATCCATCAGCAGTTGAGCCTTATGAAGGGGCTGCTACAGGTGTTGGTGGTATTATCCGTGATATTTTTAGTATGGGCGCAAGACCGATCGCTATGCTAGATTCTTTGCGTTTTGGTGAATTAAACAATCCACAAACAAAACGTATTTTTTCTGGTGTTGTTGATGGTATTGGCGGATATGGAAACTGTATTGGTATTCCAACAGTGGGTGGAGAAACGAAATTTGATGCTTCTTATGAAGGTAACCCACTAGTAAATGCAATGTGTGTAGGGATTATTGACCATGCTGATATTCAAAAAGGGCAAGCGAGTGGTGTTGGGAATGCCATTATGTATGTTGGCGCTAAGACAGGCCGTGATGGGATTCATGGCGCAACATTTGCGAGTGAAGAATTTAGTGATGAAAACAGTGGTCAACGTTCAGCGGTTCAAGTTGGCGATCCATTTATGGAAAAACTATTAATGGAAGCTTGTCTGGAATTAATTAAAGAACTAGACGACCACTTAGTGGGAATCCAAGATATGGGTGCTGCTGGTCTTGTATCATCTAGTTCTGAAATGGCATCTAAGGCAGGTACGGGTATCTTATTAAATCTAGACGATGTGCCTCAACGTGAAACAGGTATGACACCGTATGAAATTTTACTATCTGAATCGCAAGAGAGAATGTTGTTATGTGTTGAAAAAGGTTATGAAAAAGAAGTAGAGGCATTATTTGCACGCTATGATTTGGATGCTGTGACGGTTGGTGAAGTAACAGAAGGCGATCGTTATAAAGTTTTCCAAGGTGGTCAATTAGTAGCAGATGTTCCAGTTGATTCTCTAGCAGAAGATGCTCCTGTTTATCAAAATAAAGCAACCAAGCCTGCCCGTATGAGTCAATACGAAACAGAAGCAGCATTTGTGCCAAAAGTGGATGATTTAAAAGAGAGTTTATTTAATCTATTAACAACGGCTGATTTAGCAAGTAAAGCACCGATTTATGAAACTTACGATTCAATGGTTCGAACAAACACTGTTGTGGGACCTGGTAGTGATGCAGCGGTTGTCCGCATTAGAGGCACACGTAAAGCATTAGCGATGACAGCAGATTGTAATGCCCGTTATATTTATTTAAATCCATATGTAGGCGGACAAATTGCAGTAGCAGAAGCAGCTCGAAATATTGTTGCTTCAGGTGGCTACCCACTAGCTATTACCGACTGCTTGAACTTTGGTAACCCAGAAAACCCTGAAATCTTCTACGAACTACAAGAATCTGCAAAAGGTATTTCAGCAGTTTGTGAACGATTCGATGCACCAGTTATTTCAGGTAACGTGTCACTTTATAATGAAAATAAAAATGGTGCTATTTATCCAACACCAACAATCGGAATGGTTGGATTGATTGAAGATGTTGATCATGTTTTAACGCAACACTTTAACCAAGCAGGTGATGTTATTTATGTTATTGGTGAAACAAAAGATAATTATGCGGGTTCACTCATTCAAAAAGTACAAGTCGGTCAAATTTCTGGCTTAGTTGATTTTGATATGGAACAAGAATATCAAAATCAAGCTTTCGTTCGCCAAGCTAACAAAGCGGGCTTCTTAACAAGTGCGCATGATATTTCTGAAGGTGGGCTTGCTGCAGCATTAATGGAAGCTGTCTTTACAACTCAGTTTGGATTTGATGTTAAAGCAGATTTAACTAATGCTCAATTATTTAGCGAAACACAGTCACGCTTTATTGTTACTGTACCCCAAGATAAGAAAGACCAATTCGAAGCGTCTATCCCAGGAGATGTTCCTGTTGCCGTTTTAGGTAGCGTGACGAAATCAGATGAAATCTCATTATCAACAAATGAAACTGACATAGCATTTAAACGTTCTGATATTGAGACCAAGTGGAGAGAGGTTATCCCATGTCTTCTAAAAGCTTAG
- the purF gene encoding amidophosphoribosyltransferase — protein MEWESDHSRSINEECGVFGVWNHPQANRVTFFGLHALQHRGQAGAGISCGDGQALKNFRGIGLLSHVFKNAEDLESLTGDRAIGHVRYATNGGHDNLNNFQPFLFHFHDQDIALAHNGNITNAQSLRRELEESGAVFNSSSDSEVLIHLIRHSKKDDFYEKLEDALRQIQGGFNYTILTNDALIGVVDPNSFRPLVIGKMKNGAYILTSESCALHVVGAEFVQNIHAGHYAIINDDGITIRSYTDKTMIAIEAMEYIYFARPDSDIAGINVHSARKAMGRQLALEQAPPAQVDMVIGVPNSSLSAATGYAEQSGIPYEMGLVKNQYVARTFIEPTQELREQGVRKKLSAVVGVVEGKSIVLVDDSIVRGTTMKRLILLLREAGAREVHVRITSPPFRFPNYYGIDMSTSSELLAANMTVAEMTDYLGADTLSFLSVEGTIESIGLNFDAPHKGICISAFTGDYPAPLGDYQEGLEKQLTTIQKKILKGEHVDD, from the coding sequence ATGGAGTGGGAATCGGATCACAGCAGAAGCATTAATGAAGAGTGCGGTGTTTTTGGCGTATGGAATCATCCTCAAGCTAATCGCGTTACCTTTTTCGGCTTACATGCCCTCCAACATCGTGGGCAAGCAGGAGCAGGTATTAGCTGTGGTGATGGTCAAGCATTAAAAAATTTCCGAGGTATTGGCTTGTTAAGCCACGTCTTTAAAAATGCAGAAGATTTAGAATCGTTAACAGGAGACCGTGCGATTGGTCATGTTCGCTATGCGACAAATGGTGGACACGACAATTTAAATAATTTTCAACCCTTTTTGTTCCATTTTCATGATCAAGATATTGCCTTGGCTCATAATGGTAATATTACTAATGCTCAGAGTTTACGAAGAGAACTAGAAGAATCAGGTGCTGTTTTTAACTCATCATCTGATTCTGAAGTGTTAATTCATTTGATTCGTCACAGTAAAAAAGATGATTTTTATGAAAAGTTAGAGGATGCGCTTCGCCAAATACAAGGTGGTTTTAACTATACGATTCTAACAAACGATGCCTTAATTGGTGTTGTTGATCCAAATAGCTTCCGTCCGCTTGTTATTGGGAAAATGAAGAATGGTGCTTACATTTTAACGAGTGAGAGCTGTGCTCTACATGTTGTTGGCGCTGAATTTGTTCAAAATATTCATGCTGGTCACTATGCTATTATTAATGACGATGGGATTACGATCCGTTCTTACACGGACAAAACGATGATTGCCATTGAAGCAATGGAATATATTTATTTCGCAAGACCAGATTCTGATATTGCTGGTATTAACGTCCACAGTGCCCGAAAAGCCATGGGTCGTCAATTAGCACTTGAGCAGGCTCCACCAGCTCAAGTGGATATGGTGATCGGTGTGCCAAACTCATCCTTATCTGCTGCAACAGGTTACGCTGAACAGAGTGGTATACCATATGAAATGGGACTTGTTAAAAACCAATATGTTGCAAGAACATTCATTGAACCAACTCAGGAATTAAGAGAACAAGGTGTTCGTAAAAAGCTATCTGCTGTTGTCGGAGTTGTAGAAGGTAAATCAATTGTCCTTGTGGATGATTCGATTGTTAGAGGAACAACGATGAAACGCCTAATCTTATTGTTAAGAGAAGCGGGTGCGCGTGAAGTACATGTTCGTATCACGAGCCCGCCATTCCGTTTCCCAAATTACTATGGGATTGATATGAGTACCAGTTCAGAGTTACTAGCAGCTAACATGACTGTTGCTGAAATGACAGATTATCTAGGTGCAGATACCTTGTCCTTCTTATCGGTAGAGGGAACCATTGAAAGTATCGGCTTAAATTTTGACGCACCTCATAAAGGAATATGTATTTCTGCTTTTACAGGCGATTATCCTGCGCCATTAGGTGATTATCAAGAAGGATTAGAAAAACAATTAACAACCATCCAAAAGAAAATTTTGAAAGGGGAACATGTTGATGACTGA
- the purM gene encoding phosphoribosylformylglycinamidine cyclo-ligase: MTEGKHSAYEAAGVQIEKGYEAVERMKKHIQRTNRPEVMSQVGGFGGLFDLSNHKDGQPILVSGTDGVGTKIILAQQSKTYDTIGIDCVAMCVNDVLAQGAEPLFFLDYLAVGQNDPQTVEAIVSGVAQGCVEAGAALIGGETAEMPDVYGKEDFDLAGFCVGIVDRKKMLDKTKVEAGHVLVGIPSSGIHSNGFSLVRKVFFKDNDWQYDQLLEDGKSLIDHLLTPTRIYVNDLLPLLKRGLIKGLAHITGGGFPENLPRMFDETTLTAHVDTSKWQPHPIFSLIQELGNVSSDDMYQVFNMGIGMIAAVAKEDVETVCQHIPDAVVIGVMSQKVDDKDLILTMEESN; encoded by the coding sequence ATGACTGAAGGTAAGCATTCTGCTTATGAAGCAGCTGGTGTCCAAATTGAGAAGGGGTATGAAGCAGTTGAACGCATGAAAAAACATATTCAACGTACCAACCGTCCTGAAGTGATGTCTCAAGTTGGAGGCTTTGGAGGCTTATTTGATTTATCAAACCATAAAGATGGGCAGCCTATTCTTGTTTCTGGAACGGATGGCGTTGGGACAAAAATTATCCTTGCTCAACAATCAAAAACGTACGATACGATTGGCATTGATTGCGTAGCAATGTGTGTGAATGATGTATTAGCTCAAGGTGCAGAACCATTATTTTTCCTGGATTATTTAGCAGTTGGTCAAAATGACCCTCAAACGGTTGAAGCGATTGTCTCTGGAGTGGCACAAGGGTGTGTTGAGGCTGGTGCTGCTTTAATTGGAGGTGAGACAGCTGAAATGCCAGATGTTTATGGTAAAGAGGATTTTGATTTAGCTGGTTTTTGCGTCGGCATTGTTGACCGTAAAAAAATGCTAGATAAGACAAAGGTCGAAGCAGGCCATGTCTTAGTGGGGATTCCAAGCTCTGGCATTCACTCTAATGGTTTTTCTCTCGTTAGAAAGGTGTTCTTCAAGGATAATGATTGGCAATATGATCAACTACTAGAAGACGGAAAGTCTCTGATTGATCATCTTCTAACCCCTACTCGTATTTACGTTAATGATTTACTACCACTATTAAAAAGAGGACTGATAAAAGGCCTTGCTCATATTACAGGCGGTGGTTTTCCTGAGAATTTGCCGCGAATGTTTGATGAAACGACATTAACAGCTCATGTCGATACATCTAAATGGCAACCTCATCCAATTTTTTCGCTCATTCAAGAACTAGGGAATGTATCATCCGATGATATGTATCAAGTGTTCAATATGGGGATTGGAATGATCGCTGCAGTTGCAAAGGAAGATGTTGAAACAGTTTGCCAACATATTCCAGATGCAGTTGTTATTGGTGTAATGAGTCAGAAAGTTGATGACAAAGATCTTATCTTAACAATGGAGGAATCAAACTAA
- the purN gene encoding phosphoribosylglycinamide formyltransferase: MRIALFASGNGSNVEAIIQASLEGRLDAEIACLFCDNPHAYVIERAIKHNIPFFVCAPQQCATREKWEGFILSFLETHQVDWIVLAGFMRIIGQPLLNRFPNRILNIHPSLLPAFPGKNSIKEAFDAKATHTGVTVHYVDNGIDTGPVIAQEEVAIQDGWDLETLEEAIHQIEHRLYPEIIQQVTKKECAYS; this comes from the coding sequence ATGAGAATCGCTTTATTCGCTTCAGGAAATGGCTCTAACGTTGAAGCTATTATCCAAGCGTCACTAGAAGGTCGCTTGGACGCTGAAATTGCCTGTCTATTCTGTGATAATCCGCATGCATACGTGATTGAGCGTGCCATCAAACATAATATTCCATTCTTTGTTTGTGCACCACAACAATGTGCAACACGAGAGAAGTGGGAAGGATTTATTCTTTCTTTCTTGGAAACACATCAAGTAGACTGGATTGTTTTAGCAGGCTTTATGCGAATCATTGGTCAACCATTGTTGAATCGATTCCCTAATCGCATTTTGAATATTCATCCATCGCTTTTACCAGCTTTTCCGGGTAAAAACAGCATTAAAGAGGCCTTTGATGCAAAAGCTACTCATACGGGTGTAACGGTTCATTATGTTGATAACGGCATTGATACGGGCCCCGTTATTGCCCAAGAAGAAGTAGCCATTCAAGATGGATGGGATTTAGAAACGCTAGAAGAAGCAATTCACCAAATTGAACACCGACTTTACCCAGAAATTATTCAACAAGTAACGAAAAAGGAGTGCGCATATTCATGA
- the purH gene encoding bifunctional phosphoribosylaminoimidazolecarboxamide formyltransferase/IMP cyclohydrolase encodes MTKRYALISVSDKTEIERVAKSLIKAGLSLLSTGGTLKALEDAGIPVAAVESVTEFPEMMDGRVKTLHPKIHGGLLGLRSNEKHQAAMSEHGILPIDVVVVNLYPFKETITKADVTLGDAIENIDIGGPSMLRSAAKNYQSVTVVTDPRDYDQLISQLDETGETNLAFRQYLAKKVFQLTAYYDSLIANYLTESFEPLEKEANWPQLVLSYEHNQSLRYGENSHQEADFYTQLNAPNYSISRAEQLHGKALSYNNIKDANAALQIIKEFPEACAVAVKHLNPCGVAIGDNIEQAFDRCFEADPISIFGGIVVVNRPVSLELAEKLHTIFLEIVIAPSFDEDAFQLLAKKKNLRLMTLNFPESHDQKEWEYSSVSGGLLVQNVDDSKELTQFDQWETMTERQPTERELTAMSFGMRVCKHVKSNAIVITNDYRTLGIGSGQMNRVGAAKIALEQAKEALTTLDDTLLVMASDAFFPMDDTVQLANQYGVTAVIQPGGSLKDSDSVKACDEAAMAMVKTGIRHFKH; translated from the coding sequence ATGACCAAACGTTATGCCTTAATCAGTGTGTCGGATAAAACAGAAATCGAAAGAGTAGCCAAAAGTTTAATAAAAGCTGGTCTATCTCTTCTAAGTACAGGTGGAACGTTAAAAGCATTAGAAGATGCCGGTATTCCAGTAGCAGCCGTTGAAAGTGTAACGGAATTTCCAGAGATGATGGACGGTCGTGTAAAAACACTTCACCCTAAAATTCACGGTGGTTTGTTAGGACTTAGAAGTAACGAAAAGCATCAAGCAGCTATGTCAGAACATGGGATTTTACCAATTGACGTCGTTGTTGTTAATTTATATCCCTTTAAAGAGACAATCACGAAAGCTGATGTGACATTGGGTGATGCGATTGAAAACATTGATATTGGTGGTCCAAGCATGCTGAGAAGTGCAGCTAAAAACTATCAATCTGTCACAGTCGTAACAGATCCAAGAGACTACGATCAATTGATTAGTCAATTAGATGAAACTGGTGAAACAAACTTAGCTTTTAGACAATACTTAGCTAAAAAGGTCTTCCAATTAACAGCTTACTACGATTCACTAATTGCTAATTACTTAACAGAATCGTTTGAGCCATTAGAAAAAGAAGCGAATTGGCCACAATTAGTTTTATCTTACGAGCATAACCAAAGCCTTCGTTATGGCGAAAATAGCCACCAAGAAGCTGATTTCTATACGCAATTAAATGCGCCTAACTATAGTATTTCTCGAGCAGAGCAATTGCATGGTAAAGCACTGTCGTACAATAATATTAAAGATGCTAATGCGGCCCTTCAAATCATTAAAGAGTTCCCAGAAGCTTGTGCTGTAGCTGTCAAACACTTAAATCCTTGTGGTGTAGCTATTGGAGACAATATTGAACAAGCTTTTGATCGTTGTTTTGAAGCAGATCCGATTTCCATCTTTGGTGGGATTGTTGTTGTCAATCGTCCCGTTAGTTTAGAACTAGCTGAAAAGCTACATACGATCTTTTTAGAAATTGTTATTGCACCATCTTTTGATGAGGATGCTTTCCAATTATTAGCGAAAAAGAAAAATCTTCGCTTAATGACCCTCAACTTTCCAGAGTCGCATGACCAAAAAGAATGGGAATATAGTTCAGTTTCTGGTGGCTTACTCGTTCAAAATGTGGATGATTCAAAAGAATTAACACAATTTGATCAATGGGAAACGATGACTGAGCGCCAACCGACAGAGCGTGAATTAACAGCAATGAGCTTTGGTATGCGCGTGTGTAAACACGTGAAGAGTAATGCTATTGTAATAACAAATGATTATCGCACGTTAGGAATCGGTTCAGGCCAAATGAACCGTGTTGGCGCTGCTAAAATTGCGTTAGAACAAGCTAAAGAAGCTTTAACAACTCTAGATGATACGCTATTAGTTATGGCTAGTGATGCCTTTTTCCCAATGGACGATACCGTTCAACTTGCTAACCAATACGGCGTTACTGCGGTTATTCAACCGGGTGGATCTCTAAAAGATAGTGATTCAGTCAAAGCCTGTGATGAAGCAGCTATGGCAATGGTAAAAACGGGTATCCGTCATTTCAAACATTAA
- the purD gene encoding phosphoribosylamine--glycine ligase — protein MTKTSILVVGAGGREHALAKQYAKSSHVNQVFVAPGNPGMVQSANEYEAAISCVAITVEDIEALLHFAKEEAVSLTFVGPEVPLNLGIVDRFSEEGLAVVGPTKEAAQLESSKAFAKAVMEKADVKTAAYRYFKSDDFDNALEYLAEQSFPIVLKEDGLAQGKGVTISPDFEDAKLTLKAMMIDHQSDVIIEECLVGEEFSYFVLVNGKHTIPVGTARDYKRVGDGDKGLNTGGMGAYAPVDWADELLDEVNQSVIQPVIDQMVSQGCPFTGVLYAGLMKTEKGIYVIEFNTRFGDPETQILLPLIEDDFYDVTLAHINQQPFKISLSDQKSLGVVLAAKGYPKVYKRGMPIQLTEETVADAIRYAGVSKDADQLVANGGRILMVTAQANEFSKCRDQVYKQLTQLTVPDSFYRNDIGLHQ, from the coding sequence ATGACCAAAACAAGCATATTAGTGGTAGGAGCAGGCGGTAGAGAGCATGCTCTTGCTAAGCAGTACGCCAAAAGTTCGCACGTTAACCAAGTTTTTGTTGCCCCAGGTAATCCAGGCATGGTTCAATCAGCTAATGAATATGAAGCAGCCATTTCATGTGTTGCTATAACTGTAGAGGATATTGAAGCATTACTTCATTTTGCTAAGGAAGAAGCTGTTTCTCTTACATTTGTTGGTCCTGAAGTTCCTTTAAATCTAGGAATTGTAGACCGTTTTTCAGAAGAGGGATTAGCGGTTGTAGGACCAACTAAGGAAGCTGCTCAATTGGAGTCTTCGAAGGCTTTTGCGAAGGCTGTTATGGAAAAAGCTGATGTTAAAACGGCAGCCTATCGTTACTTTAAGTCAGACGATTTCGACAATGCTTTAGAGTATTTAGCAGAGCAAAGCTTTCCAATTGTTTTAAAAGAAGATGGTCTTGCACAAGGGAAAGGTGTAACCATTTCACCAGATTTTGAAGATGCTAAGCTAACACTAAAGGCGATGATGATTGACCATCAGTCGGATGTCATCATTGAAGAGTGCTTAGTCGGCGAAGAATTCTCTTATTTTGTTCTTGTTAATGGCAAGCATACCATTCCGGTCGGAACAGCTCGTGACTATAAGAGAGTTGGCGATGGCGATAAAGGTTTAAATACAGGCGGCATGGGGGCCTATGCACCTGTTGATTGGGCTGATGAATTACTGGATGAGGTAAATCAAAGTGTTATCCAACCGGTTATCGATCAAATGGTTAGCCAAGGATGTCCATTTACGGGTGTCTTATATGCTGGGTTGATGAAAACTGAGAAAGGCATTTATGTCATCGAATTTAACACGCGCTTTGGTGATCCAGAAACACAAATTCTATTACCTTTAATCGAGGATGATTTTTATGATGTGACACTGGCACATATTAATCAGCAACCTTTTAAAATCAGTTTGTCTGATCAAAAAAGCCTTGGGGTTGTTTTAGCGGCAAAAGGTTACCCAAAAGTCTATAAGCGTGGTATGCCGATTCAGCTAACCGAAGAAACCGTAGCTGATGCCATTCGTTACGCCGGTGTTAGCAAAGACGCTGACCAACTAGTTGCTAATGGTGGCAGAATTTTGATGGTAACAGCTCAAGCGAATGAATTCTCTAAATGCCGTGACCAGGTTTATAAACAACTCACACAGTTAACTGTTCCTGATAGTTTTTATCGAAATGATATTGGGCTGCACCAATAG
- a CDS encoding formate--tetrahydrofolate ligase, translated as MKTDIQIAQENQMQPIMTIAKTLGLGEDDIKQYGKYKAKLSWDKIKNLGQEENGKLILVTAISPTPAGEGKSTMTVGLGDSLAKIGKKTMIALREPSMGPTMGMKGGAAGGGYAQVQPMEEINLHFTGDMHAITATNNALAAFIDNHIQQGNPLQIDQRRITWKRVLDINDRALRNVVIGLGGPTNGVPREDGFDITVASEIMAILCLATSLHDLKDRLAHIVIGYNTSRKPVTVRDLKMEGALTLILKDALEPNLVQTLYHTPAFVHGGPFANIAHGCNSVIATQSALKLADYVVTEAGFGADLGAEKFLDIKVPVLGKHPDAVVIVATIRSLKMHGGVPKDKLKDTEDVAAVKAGFVNLQKHIENMQSYGIPVVVGINQFVHDTQEEIDALQEACQQMGVECVLSSVWENGPDGGIALAEAVVRACDQETYFSPLYVADETTIKEKISRVVKTIYGGSDVQYSKKAETQIKQFNRNGWEHLPVCMAKTQYSLSDDPSKLARPEGFTITIREFVPKIGAGFLVALTGDILTMPGLPKQPAALNMDVLEDGTVTGLF; from the coding sequence TTGAAAACTGATATTCAAATTGCACAGGAAAACCAAATGCAACCGATTATGACCATTGCAAAGACATTAGGTCTTGGGGAAGATGACATCAAACAGTATGGTAAATATAAAGCTAAACTATCATGGGATAAAATAAAAAACTTAGGTCAAGAAGAAAATGGCAAATTAATTTTAGTAACGGCTATTAGCCCGACGCCAGCTGGCGAAGGAAAGTCAACGATGACAGTTGGACTTGGCGATTCGCTAGCTAAAATTGGTAAAAAAACGATGATTGCTTTAAGAGAACCGTCAATGGGGCCAACCATGGGAATGAAGGGCGGAGCTGCAGGTGGTGGTTATGCGCAAGTTCAACCAATGGAAGAAATTAATCTTCATTTTACTGGCGATATGCACGCCATTACAGCAACAAATAATGCCCTAGCCGCTTTTATCGATAACCACATCCAGCAAGGTAATCCGCTACAAATTGATCAACGCCGCATTACGTGGAAACGTGTCTTAGATATTAACGACCGTGCGCTGAGAAACGTTGTTATCGGTTTAGGTGGTCCAACGAATGGTGTACCCAGAGAAGATGGCTTTGATATTACTGTTGCTAGCGAAATTATGGCCATTTTATGTTTAGCGACTTCTCTTCATGATTTAAAAGACCGTTTAGCTCATATTGTGATTGGTTACAATACAAGCCGTAAGCCAGTGACCGTTCGTGACTTAAAAATGGAAGGAGCTTTAACACTTATATTAAAGGATGCCCTTGAACCAAATCTCGTTCAAACCCTTTATCATACACCAGCTTTCGTTCATGGAGGACCGTTTGCAAATATTGCTCATGGCTGTAACAGTGTCATTGCGACTCAATCAGCCCTGAAATTAGCGGATTACGTTGTAACTGAAGCGGGTTTTGGTGCTGATTTAGGAGCTGAGAAGTTTTTAGATATTAAAGTACCAGTTTTAGGTAAGCACCCAGATGCAGTTGTCATTGTTGCGACGATTCGCTCATTGAAAATGCACGGTGGTGTTCCTAAAGATAAATTGAAGGATACAGAAGATGTTGCAGCAGTTAAGGCCGGCTTCGTTAACCTTCAAAAACATATTGAAAATATGCAGTCTTATGGTATTCCAGTTGTTGTTGGAATCAATCAATTTGTTCATGATACTCAAGAAGAAATTGATGCCCTTCAAGAAGCTTGCCAACAAATGGGTGTTGAGTGCGTGCTATCGTCTGTTTGGGAAAATGGCCCAGATGGCGGAATCGCTTTGGCTGAAGCTGTTGTCCGTGCATGCGACCAAGAAACATATTTTAGTCCCTTATATGTGGCTGATGAAACAACGATTAAAGAGAAAATTTCTCGCGTCGTAAAAACCATTTACGGTGGTTCTGATGTTCAGTATAGTAAAAAAGCTGAAACACAAATCAAGCAATTTAATCGTAATGGCTGGGAACATTTACCGGTTTGTATGGCAAAAACGCAATATTCTTTATCAGATGATCCATCTAAGCTTGCTCGTCCAGAAGGGTTTACGATTACGATTCGCGAATTTGTACCAAAAATTGGTGCAGGTTTCTTAGTTGCCTTAACAGGTGACATTTTAACGATGCCTGGTTTACCGAAACAACCAGCAGCTTTAAACATGGATGTTTTAGAAGATGGTACAGTAACCGGTCTATTTTAA